In Malus sylvestris chromosome 15, drMalSylv7.2, whole genome shotgun sequence, a single genomic region encodes these proteins:
- the LOC126602333 gene encoding endochitinase-like, with the protein MKLQTLIILSLSLLLGISAEQCGSQAGGAVCPNGLCCSQFGWCGTTSDYCAAGCQSQCSSTPKPTPTPTPSGGGGDVSSLVSSSVFDQMLKYRNDGRCPSHGFYKYDAFIAAARSYNGFGTTGDVATRKKELAAFLAQTSHETTGGWASAPDGPYAWGYCFVNEQNQDVYCTPSSQYPCAAGKKYYGRGPIQLTHNYNYGQAGQAIGKDLINNPDLVATDPLVSFRTAIWFWMTPQGNKPSSHDVITGRWSPSSADTSAGRVPGYGVITNIINGGLECGKGQDARVASRIGFYRRYCEILQVSPGDNLDCYNQRPFA; encoded by the exons atgaagttgcAAACCCTTATCATTTTGTCCCTAAGTTTGCTGCTGGGGATCTCAGCAGAGCAATGTGGGAGTCAAGCTGGTGGTGCCGTGTGCCCAAATGGGCTGTGTTGTAGCCAGTTTGGGTGGTGTGGCACCACATCTGACTACTGCGCAGCCGGTTGCCAGAGCCAGTGTAGCTCAACCCCTAAACCTACTCCAACCCCAACCCCAAGTGGCGGTGGTGGTGACGTCAGCAGCCTCGTTAGCTCATCTGTTTTCGACCAAATGCTTAAGTATCGAAACGATGGGAGATGCCCTAGTCATGGTTTTTACAAGTATGATGCTTTCATTGCTGCTGCTCGGTCCTATAATGGGTTTGGCACAACTGGGGATGTTGCTACTCGCAAAAAGGAGCTGGCTGCTTTTTTGGCTCAAACCTCTCATGAGACTACTG GAGGATGGGCAAGTGCACCAGATGGTCCTTATGCATGGGGATATTGCTTTGTCAATGAGCAAAACCAGGATGTGTATTGTACACCGTCCAGCCAATATCCATGTGCTGCCGGCAAGAAATATTATGGCAGAGGACCCATCCAACTCACCCA CAACTACAACTATGGTCAAGCCGGCCAAGCAATCGGAAAGGATCTGATAAACAACCCGGATCTAGTTGCCACAGACCCGCTTGTATCATTCAGGACAGCtatatggttttggatgactcCACAGGGAAACAAGCCATCAAGCCATGATGTAATCACTGGTAGGTGGAGCCCATCTAGTGCAGACACATCAGCCGGTCGGGTTCCTGGGTATGGAGTGATCACCAACATCATCAATGGAGGTCTTGAATGCGGCAAAGGTCAGGATGCTAGGGTTGCTAGTCGGATCGGGTTCTACAGAAGGTACTGTGAGATATTGCAAGTCAGCCCGGGAGACAATTTGGATTGTTATAATCAAAGGCCTTTTgcctaa
- the LOC126602761 gene encoding uncharacterized protein LOC126602761, protein MLTLRLQDDNFAKWSFQFRYVLGGYDLFGYFDGTNVCPPKYVISLDNGVTKEITNAYKQWIKIDKALLSLPIVTLGDEAIEYVVGSKTAYEAWTHLCDQYAIVSRVRINHLKTELHTIKKGTDSIEKYILRLKHPKDQLLAAGESISENDLIVAALAGLPAEYNMIRTVIMATLAGENISENDLVMAKLAGLPAEDNMIRTIIVTREPPITLKEFHEQLLSAKKIAEKNHLILNRMVQWWKSKTILSRIILEHWSKWTVLSGWFFNSE, encoded by the coding sequence ATGCTTACTCTGCGATTACAAGATGATAACTTCGCTAAGTGGTCATTTCAGTTTCGTTATGTGTTAGGAGGTTATGATTTGTTTGGTTACTTTGATGGTACCAATGTATGTCCTCCCAAATATGTGATTTCACTTGACAATGGTGTTACTAAGGAGATTACTAATGCATACAAACAATGGATTAAGATAGATAAGGCTTTACTAAGTCTTCCAATTGTAACATTGGGGGATGAAGCGATTGAATATGTAGTTGGGAGTAAAACAGCTTATGAAGCTTGGACACACTTGTGTGATCAATATGCAATTGTTTCACGGGTAAGAATTAATCATTTGAAGACTGAACTTCACACCATAAAAAAAGGGACCGATTCCATTGAAAAATATATTCTGAGACTTAAGCATCCTAAAGATCAGTTGCTTGCAGCAGGGGAAAGCATTTCTGAGAATGATTTGATTGTGGCTGCATTAGCTGGCTTACCTGCAGAATACAACATGATTAGAACTGTCATTATGGCTACATTAGCAGGGGAAAACATTTCTGAGAATGATTTGGTTATGGCTAAATTAGCTGGCTTACCTGCAGAAGACAACATGATTAGAACTATCATTGTTACCCGAGAACCACCTATTACTCTTAAAGAATTTCATGAACAGCTGCTAAGTGCTAAGAAGATTGCAGAAAAAAATCACCTTATTCTAAACAGAATGGTTCAATGGTGGAAATCAAAGACAATTCTATCAAGGATAATCCTCGAACATTGGAGCAAATGGACAGTTCTATCAGGGTGGTTCTTCAACTCAGAATGA